The following proteins are encoded in a genomic region of Arvicanthis niloticus isolate mArvNil1 chromosome 21, mArvNil1.pat.X, whole genome shotgun sequence:
- the Vill gene encoding villin-like protein isoform X2, with the protein MEGSCLENSPLSGALESVHASSAYGKRRMDTNQDLPAINSHKALQIWITEVEPSSLSHGNLSSQNLKMLPLPERAHGNFFEECCYVVLHVPQSPKATQGGSSDLHYWIGKEAGAEAREAAVSFVQHLQEDLGDQTVLHRESQGHESDCFHSYFHPGVIYRKGGRASALKLVETNMYSVQRLLHIRGRKHVSATEVALSWNSFNKGDIFLLDLGKVMIQWNGPKASISEKARALTLTCSLRDRERGGRAQIGVVDAENEATDLMHIMEAVLGCRSGSLCASVPSNSASQLQKANVRLYHVCEKGTDLVVQELATRPLTQDLLQEDACYLLDQGGFKIYMWQGRKSSPQEKKAAFSRAVGFIQAKGYPSYTNVEVVNDGAESTAFQQLFRTWSKELDRKKHPGQSKLVPVNLDVGKLHTQPELAAQLRMVDDGSGKVEVWYIQDLQRQPVDPKYHGQLCSGNCYLVLYTYQKLGRVQYILYLWQGHQSTVEDTKALTCNAEILDLMYQGALVQGHVSMGREPPHFLAIFQGRLVVFQGSAGSKGERPPISGTRLFHVQGTESHNTRTVEVPARASFLTSSDVFFLITSHVCYLWFGKGCHGDQREMARTVATVFPGNSKETVLEGQEPLHFWEALGGRAPYPNNKRIPEEVSSIQPRLFECSSHSGCLVLTEVMFFGQEDLDKYDIMLLDTCQEIFLWLGDAAGEWKKEAVAWGHEYLRSHPAERSLATPIIVVKQGHEPATFTGWFVTWDPYKWTNSQSYEEMVDGSLGPGSAISEITAEVHNFQLTPRLSDNQAGRSTPLALRGSQDSPENELELGLRVDGKNPSMDHTSSCSGSTANGSLPRERLMHQALEDLPQGIDPARKEFYLSDSDFQDIFGKSKEEFYSMAKWKQQREKKKLGFF; encoded by the exons ATGGAGGGTTCCTGTTTGGAgaactcacctctctctggagcACTTGAGTCGGTCCATGCTTCATCAGCCTACGGAAAGCGCCG GATGGACACCAACCAGGATCTCCCAGCCATCAACAGCCACAAAGCCCTGCAAATATGGATTACTGAG GTAGAGCCCTCCAGCTTGTCACATGGCAACCTCTCCTCTCAGAACCTAAAGATGCTGCCACTGCCTGAAAGAGCTCATGGGAATTTCTTCGAGGAATGCTGCTATGTCGTCCTTCAT GTCCCTCAGAGTCCAAAGGCTACCCAGGGAGGATCCAGTGACCTGCACTACTGGATTGGAAAAGAGGCAGGCGCAGAGGCCCGGGAGGCTGCGGTCTCCTTTGTGCAACATCTGCAGGAGGATCTAGGAGACCAGACTGTGCTGCACCGAGAGTCACAGGGCCACGAGTCCGACTGCTTCCACAGCTATTTCCACCCCGGagtcat CTAcaggaagggaggcagagctTCTGCTCTCAAGCTTGTGGAGACCAACATGTACAGTGTCCAGCGGCTGCTTCACATCAGGGGAAGGAAGCACGTGTCTGCCACTGAG GTGGCCTTGTCCTGGAACAGCTTTAACAAGGGGGACATCTTCCTGTTGGATCTGGGCAAGGTGATGATCCAGTGGAATGGACCCAAAGCCAGCATTTCTGAGAAAGCACGG GCGTTGACCCTGACTTGCAGCCTCAGAGACAGGGAGCGTGGTGGCCGTGCCCAAATTGGTGTGGTGGATGCGGAGAATGAAGCCACCGACCTCATGCATATCATGGAGGCTGTACTGGGCTGCAGATCAGGCAGTCTGTGTGCCTCTGTACCCAGCAACAGCGCTAGCCAGCTACAAAAGGCCAATGTCCGCCTCTACCA TGTCTGCGAGAAGGGAACAGACCTGGTGGTCCAGGAACTGGCGACCCGCCCGCTGACCCAGGACCTCCTGCAAGAGGAT GCTTGCTATCTCCTGGACCAGGGTGGCTTCAAAATCTACATGTGGCAGGGACGAAAGTCCAGCCCCCAGGAGAAGAAGGCTGCCTTCAGCAGGGCTGTG GGCTTCATCCAGGCCAAGGGTTACCCGAGCTACACCAATGTGGAGGTGGTGAACGACGGCGCGGAGTCTACAGCCTTCCAGCAGCTCTTCCGGACTTGGTCTAAAGAACTAGATAGGAAAAAACACCCAGGACAGA GTAAACTGGTGCCGGTAAACCTGGATGTAGGCAAACTTCACACCCAGCCTGAGCTGGCTGCCCAGCTCAGAATGGTGGACGACGGCTCTGGGAAGGTGGAG GTGTGGTACATCCAGGACTTACAAAGGCAGCCTGTAGATCCCAAGTACCATGGCCAACTGTGCTCAGGAAACTGCTACCTTGTCCTCTACACATATCAGAAACTGGGCCGTGTGCAGTACATCCTGTACCTATGGCAG GGCCACCAAAGCACTGTAGAAGACACCAAGGCCCTGACCTGCAACGCTGAGATATTGGACCTCATGTACCAGGGTGCACTGGTGCAGGGGCATGTGAGCATGGGCAGAGAGCCTCCCCACTTCCTAGCCATCTTCCAGGGGCGACTGGTGGTCTTCCAG GGGAGTGCCGGCAGCAAAGGGGAGAGGCCCCCAATATCCGGCACCAGGCTTTTCCACGTGCAAGGGACCGAGAGCCACAACACCAGAACTGTGGAGGTGCCGGCCCGTGCCTCCTTCCTCACTTCCAGTGATGTCTTCTTTTTGATCACAAGTCATGTCTGCTACCTCTGGTTTGGGAAG GGCTGTCATGGGGACCAACGCGAGATGGCGCGGACGGTGGCCACTGTCTTCCCAGGGAATAGCAAGGAAACAGTGCTGGAGGGTCAGGAGCCTCTCCACTTCTGGGAAGCCCTCGGAGGCCGGGCCCCCTATCCCAATAACAAGAG GATTCCCGAGGAGGTTTCCAGCATCCAGCCCCGACTGTTTGAGTGCTCCAGCCACTCAGGCTGCCTGGTCCTCACAGAAGTGATGTTCTTTGGCCAAGAGGACTTggacaagtatgacatcatgttACTAGACACCTGCCAGGAG ATCTTCCTGTGGCTTGGGGACGCTGCAGgggaatggaagaaagaagcagTGGCCTGGGGCCATGAGTACCTGAGGAGCCACCCAGCAGAGAGAAGCCTGGCCACACCCATCATTGTGGTCAAGCAGGGCCATGAGCCTGCCACCTTTACTGGGTGGTTTGTCACCTGGGACCCCTACAAGTGGACG AACAGCCAGTCCTACGAGGAGATGGTGGATGGCAGCCTGGGACCGGGATCTGCAATCTCTGAGATTACAGCA GAAGTCCATAACTTCCAGCTAACGCCACGGCTGAGTGATAACCAGGCAGGTCGCTCGACACCGCTGGCCCTCAGGGGTTCCCAGGACAGCCCAGAGAATGAGCTGGAGCTGGGTCTCAGGGTGGATGGCAAGAACCCCAGCATGGACCACACCAGTAGCTGCAGTGGCTCAACAGCCAATGGGAGCCTGCCCCGGGAAAGGCTGATGCACCAGGCCCTGGAGGACCTGCCACAGGGCATAGACCCAGCCCGTAAAGAG TTCTATCTGTCAGACTCCGATTTCCAAGACATCTTCGGGAAATCCAAAGAGGAGTTCTACAGCATGGCCAAGTGGAAACAGCAGCGAGAGAAAAAGAAGCTGGGCTTCTTCTGA
- the Vill gene encoding villin-like protein isoform X4: MKEGAEAVPRRMDTNQDLPAINSHKALQIWITEVEPSSLSHGNLSSQNLKMLPLPERAHGNFFEECCYVVLHVPQSPKATQGGSSDLHYWIGKEAGAEAREAAVSFVQHLQEDLGDQTVLHRESQGHESDCFHSYFHPGVIYRKGGRASALKLVETNMYSVQRLLHIRGRKHVSATEVALSWNSFNKGDIFLLDLGKVMIQWNGPKASISEKARALTLTCSLRDRERGGRAQIGVVDAENEATDLMHIMEAVLGCRSGSLCASVPSNSASQLQKANVRLYHVCEKGTDLVVQELATRPLTQDLLQEDACYLLDQGGFKIYMWQGRKSSPQEKKAAFSRAVGFIQAKGYPSYTNVEVVNDGAESTAFQQLFRTWSKELDRKKHPGQSKLVPVNLDVGKLHTQPELAAQLRMVDDGSGKVEVWYIQDLQRQPVDPKYHGQLCSGNCYLVLYTYQKLGRVQYILYLWQGHQSTVEDTKALTCNAEILDLMYQGALVQGHVSMGREPPHFLAIFQGRLVVFQGSAGSKGERPPISGTRLFHVQGTESHNTRTVEVPARASFLTSSDVFFLITSHVCYLWFGKGCHGDQREMARTVATVFPGNSKETVLEGQEPLHFWEALGGRAPYPNNKRIPEEVSSIQPRLFECSSHSGCLVLTEVMFFGQEDLDKYDIMLLDTCQEASSVAQIFLWLGDAAGEWKKEAVAWGHEYLRSHPAERSLATPIIVVKQGHEPATFTGWFVTWDPYKWTNSQSYEEMVDGSLGPGSAISEITAEVHNFQLTPRLSDNQAGRSTPLALRGSQDSPENELELGLRVDGKNPSMDHTSSCSGSTANGSLPRERLMHQALEDLPQGIDPARKEFYLSDSDFQDIFGKSKEEFYSMAKWKQQREKKKLGFF; this comes from the exons ATGAAGGAAGGTGCAGAGGCAGTTCCCAGAAG GATGGACACCAACCAGGATCTCCCAGCCATCAACAGCCACAAAGCCCTGCAAATATGGATTACTGAG GTAGAGCCCTCCAGCTTGTCACATGGCAACCTCTCCTCTCAGAACCTAAAGATGCTGCCACTGCCTGAAAGAGCTCATGGGAATTTCTTCGAGGAATGCTGCTATGTCGTCCTTCAT GTCCCTCAGAGTCCAAAGGCTACCCAGGGAGGATCCAGTGACCTGCACTACTGGATTGGAAAAGAGGCAGGCGCAGAGGCCCGGGAGGCTGCGGTCTCCTTTGTGCAACATCTGCAGGAGGATCTAGGAGACCAGACTGTGCTGCACCGAGAGTCACAGGGCCACGAGTCCGACTGCTTCCACAGCTATTTCCACCCCGGagtcat CTAcaggaagggaggcagagctTCTGCTCTCAAGCTTGTGGAGACCAACATGTACAGTGTCCAGCGGCTGCTTCACATCAGGGGAAGGAAGCACGTGTCTGCCACTGAG GTGGCCTTGTCCTGGAACAGCTTTAACAAGGGGGACATCTTCCTGTTGGATCTGGGCAAGGTGATGATCCAGTGGAATGGACCCAAAGCCAGCATTTCTGAGAAAGCACGG GCGTTGACCCTGACTTGCAGCCTCAGAGACAGGGAGCGTGGTGGCCGTGCCCAAATTGGTGTGGTGGATGCGGAGAATGAAGCCACCGACCTCATGCATATCATGGAGGCTGTACTGGGCTGCAGATCAGGCAGTCTGTGTGCCTCTGTACCCAGCAACAGCGCTAGCCAGCTACAAAAGGCCAATGTCCGCCTCTACCA TGTCTGCGAGAAGGGAACAGACCTGGTGGTCCAGGAACTGGCGACCCGCCCGCTGACCCAGGACCTCCTGCAAGAGGAT GCTTGCTATCTCCTGGACCAGGGTGGCTTCAAAATCTACATGTGGCAGGGACGAAAGTCCAGCCCCCAGGAGAAGAAGGCTGCCTTCAGCAGGGCTGTG GGCTTCATCCAGGCCAAGGGTTACCCGAGCTACACCAATGTGGAGGTGGTGAACGACGGCGCGGAGTCTACAGCCTTCCAGCAGCTCTTCCGGACTTGGTCTAAAGAACTAGATAGGAAAAAACACCCAGGACAGA GTAAACTGGTGCCGGTAAACCTGGATGTAGGCAAACTTCACACCCAGCCTGAGCTGGCTGCCCAGCTCAGAATGGTGGACGACGGCTCTGGGAAGGTGGAG GTGTGGTACATCCAGGACTTACAAAGGCAGCCTGTAGATCCCAAGTACCATGGCCAACTGTGCTCAGGAAACTGCTACCTTGTCCTCTACACATATCAGAAACTGGGCCGTGTGCAGTACATCCTGTACCTATGGCAG GGCCACCAAAGCACTGTAGAAGACACCAAGGCCCTGACCTGCAACGCTGAGATATTGGACCTCATGTACCAGGGTGCACTGGTGCAGGGGCATGTGAGCATGGGCAGAGAGCCTCCCCACTTCCTAGCCATCTTCCAGGGGCGACTGGTGGTCTTCCAG GGGAGTGCCGGCAGCAAAGGGGAGAGGCCCCCAATATCCGGCACCAGGCTTTTCCACGTGCAAGGGACCGAGAGCCACAACACCAGAACTGTGGAGGTGCCGGCCCGTGCCTCCTTCCTCACTTCCAGTGATGTCTTCTTTTTGATCACAAGTCATGTCTGCTACCTCTGGTTTGGGAAG GGCTGTCATGGGGACCAACGCGAGATGGCGCGGACGGTGGCCACTGTCTTCCCAGGGAATAGCAAGGAAACAGTGCTGGAGGGTCAGGAGCCTCTCCACTTCTGGGAAGCCCTCGGAGGCCGGGCCCCCTATCCCAATAACAAGAG GATTCCCGAGGAGGTTTCCAGCATCCAGCCCCGACTGTTTGAGTGCTCCAGCCACTCAGGCTGCCTGGTCCTCACAGAAGTGATGTTCTTTGGCCAAGAGGACTTggacaagtatgacatcatgttACTAGACACCTGCCAGGAG GCCTCCTCTGTGGCCCAGATCTTCCTGTGGCTTGGGGACGCTGCAGgggaatggaagaaagaagcagTGGCCTGGGGCCATGAGTACCTGAGGAGCCACCCAGCAGAGAGAAGCCTGGCCACACCCATCATTGTGGTCAAGCAGGGCCATGAGCCTGCCACCTTTACTGGGTGGTTTGTCACCTGGGACCCCTACAAGTGGACG AACAGCCAGTCCTACGAGGAGATGGTGGATGGCAGCCTGGGACCGGGATCTGCAATCTCTGAGATTACAGCA GAAGTCCATAACTTCCAGCTAACGCCACGGCTGAGTGATAACCAGGCAGGTCGCTCGACACCGCTGGCCCTCAGGGGTTCCCAGGACAGCCCAGAGAATGAGCTGGAGCTGGGTCTCAGGGTGGATGGCAAGAACCCCAGCATGGACCACACCAGTAGCTGCAGTGGCTCAACAGCCAATGGGAGCCTGCCCCGGGAAAGGCTGATGCACCAGGCCCTGGAGGACCTGCCACAGGGCATAGACCCAGCCCGTAAAGAG TTCTATCTGTCAGACTCCGATTTCCAAGACATCTTCGGGAAATCCAAAGAGGAGTTCTACAGCATGGCCAAGTGGAAACAGCAGCGAGAGAAAAAGAAGCTGGGCTTCTTCTGA
- the Vill gene encoding villin-like protein isoform X7 — protein MKEGAEAVPRRMDTNQDLPAINSHKALQIWITENLKMLPLPERAHGNFFEECCYVVLHVPQSPKATQGGSSDLHYWIGKEAGAEAREAAVSFVQHLQEDLGDQTVLHRESQGHESDCFHSYFHPGVIYRKGGRASALKLVETNMYSVQRLLHIRGRKHVSATEVALSWNSFNKGDIFLLDLGKVMIQWNGPKASISEKARALTLTCSLRDRERGGRAQIGVVDAENEATDLMHIMEAVLGCRSGSLCASVPSNSASQLQKANVRLYHVCEKGTDLVVQELATRPLTQDLLQEDACYLLDQGGFKIYMWQGRKSSPQEKKAAFSRAVGFIQAKGYPSYTNVEVVNDGAESTAFQQLFRTWSKELDRKKHPGQSKLVPVNLDVGKLHTQPELAAQLRMVDDGSGKVEVWYIQDLQRQPVDPKYHGQLCSGNCYLVLYTYQKLGRVQYILYLWQGHQSTVEDTKALTCNAEILDLMYQGALVQGHVSMGREPPHFLAIFQGRLVVFQGSAGSKGERPPISGTRLFHVQGTESHNTRTVEVPARASFLTSSDVFFLITSHVCYLWFGKGCHGDQREMARTVATVFPGNSKETVLEGQEPLHFWEALGGRAPYPNNKRIPEEVSSIQPRLFECSSHSGCLVLTEVMFFGQEDLDKYDIMLLDTCQEASSVAQIFLWLGDAAGEWKKEAVAWGHEYLRSHPAERSLATPIIVVKQGHEPATFTGWFVTWDPYKWTNSQSYEEMVDGSLGPGSAISEITAEVHNFQLTPRLSDNQAGRSTPLALRGSQDSPENELELGLRVDGKNPSMDHTSSCSGSTANGSLPRERLMHQALEDLPQGIDPARKEFYLSDSDFQDIFGKSKEEFYSMAKWKQQREKKKLGFF, from the exons ATGAAGGAAGGTGCAGAGGCAGTTCCCAGAAG GATGGACACCAACCAGGATCTCCCAGCCATCAACAGCCACAAAGCCCTGCAAATATGGATTACTGAG AACCTAAAGATGCTGCCACTGCCTGAAAGAGCTCATGGGAATTTCTTCGAGGAATGCTGCTATGTCGTCCTTCAT GTCCCTCAGAGTCCAAAGGCTACCCAGGGAGGATCCAGTGACCTGCACTACTGGATTGGAAAAGAGGCAGGCGCAGAGGCCCGGGAGGCTGCGGTCTCCTTTGTGCAACATCTGCAGGAGGATCTAGGAGACCAGACTGTGCTGCACCGAGAGTCACAGGGCCACGAGTCCGACTGCTTCCACAGCTATTTCCACCCCGGagtcat CTAcaggaagggaggcagagctTCTGCTCTCAAGCTTGTGGAGACCAACATGTACAGTGTCCAGCGGCTGCTTCACATCAGGGGAAGGAAGCACGTGTCTGCCACTGAG GTGGCCTTGTCCTGGAACAGCTTTAACAAGGGGGACATCTTCCTGTTGGATCTGGGCAAGGTGATGATCCAGTGGAATGGACCCAAAGCCAGCATTTCTGAGAAAGCACGG GCGTTGACCCTGACTTGCAGCCTCAGAGACAGGGAGCGTGGTGGCCGTGCCCAAATTGGTGTGGTGGATGCGGAGAATGAAGCCACCGACCTCATGCATATCATGGAGGCTGTACTGGGCTGCAGATCAGGCAGTCTGTGTGCCTCTGTACCCAGCAACAGCGCTAGCCAGCTACAAAAGGCCAATGTCCGCCTCTACCA TGTCTGCGAGAAGGGAACAGACCTGGTGGTCCAGGAACTGGCGACCCGCCCGCTGACCCAGGACCTCCTGCAAGAGGAT GCTTGCTATCTCCTGGACCAGGGTGGCTTCAAAATCTACATGTGGCAGGGACGAAAGTCCAGCCCCCAGGAGAAGAAGGCTGCCTTCAGCAGGGCTGTG GGCTTCATCCAGGCCAAGGGTTACCCGAGCTACACCAATGTGGAGGTGGTGAACGACGGCGCGGAGTCTACAGCCTTCCAGCAGCTCTTCCGGACTTGGTCTAAAGAACTAGATAGGAAAAAACACCCAGGACAGA GTAAACTGGTGCCGGTAAACCTGGATGTAGGCAAACTTCACACCCAGCCTGAGCTGGCTGCCCAGCTCAGAATGGTGGACGACGGCTCTGGGAAGGTGGAG GTGTGGTACATCCAGGACTTACAAAGGCAGCCTGTAGATCCCAAGTACCATGGCCAACTGTGCTCAGGAAACTGCTACCTTGTCCTCTACACATATCAGAAACTGGGCCGTGTGCAGTACATCCTGTACCTATGGCAG GGCCACCAAAGCACTGTAGAAGACACCAAGGCCCTGACCTGCAACGCTGAGATATTGGACCTCATGTACCAGGGTGCACTGGTGCAGGGGCATGTGAGCATGGGCAGAGAGCCTCCCCACTTCCTAGCCATCTTCCAGGGGCGACTGGTGGTCTTCCAG GGGAGTGCCGGCAGCAAAGGGGAGAGGCCCCCAATATCCGGCACCAGGCTTTTCCACGTGCAAGGGACCGAGAGCCACAACACCAGAACTGTGGAGGTGCCGGCCCGTGCCTCCTTCCTCACTTCCAGTGATGTCTTCTTTTTGATCACAAGTCATGTCTGCTACCTCTGGTTTGGGAAG GGCTGTCATGGGGACCAACGCGAGATGGCGCGGACGGTGGCCACTGTCTTCCCAGGGAATAGCAAGGAAACAGTGCTGGAGGGTCAGGAGCCTCTCCACTTCTGGGAAGCCCTCGGAGGCCGGGCCCCCTATCCCAATAACAAGAG GATTCCCGAGGAGGTTTCCAGCATCCAGCCCCGACTGTTTGAGTGCTCCAGCCACTCAGGCTGCCTGGTCCTCACAGAAGTGATGTTCTTTGGCCAAGAGGACTTggacaagtatgacatcatgttACTAGACACCTGCCAGGAG GCCTCCTCTGTGGCCCAGATCTTCCTGTGGCTTGGGGACGCTGCAGgggaatggaagaaagaagcagTGGCCTGGGGCCATGAGTACCTGAGGAGCCACCCAGCAGAGAGAAGCCTGGCCACACCCATCATTGTGGTCAAGCAGGGCCATGAGCCTGCCACCTTTACTGGGTGGTTTGTCACCTGGGACCCCTACAAGTGGACG AACAGCCAGTCCTACGAGGAGATGGTGGATGGCAGCCTGGGACCGGGATCTGCAATCTCTGAGATTACAGCA GAAGTCCATAACTTCCAGCTAACGCCACGGCTGAGTGATAACCAGGCAGGTCGCTCGACACCGCTGGCCCTCAGGGGTTCCCAGGACAGCCCAGAGAATGAGCTGGAGCTGGGTCTCAGGGTGGATGGCAAGAACCCCAGCATGGACCACACCAGTAGCTGCAGTGGCTCAACAGCCAATGGGAGCCTGCCCCGGGAAAGGCTGATGCACCAGGCCCTGGAGGACCTGCCACAGGGCATAGACCCAGCCCGTAAAGAG TTCTATCTGTCAGACTCCGATTTCCAAGACATCTTCGGGAAATCCAAAGAGGAGTTCTACAGCATGGCCAAGTGGAAACAGCAGCGAGAGAAAAAGAAGCTGGGCTTCTTCTGA
- the Vill gene encoding villin-like protein isoform X5, with translation MEGSCLENSPLSGALESVHASSAYGKRRMDTNQDLPAINSHKALQIWITENLKMLPLPERAHGNFFEECCYVVLHVPQSPKATQGGSSDLHYWIGKEAGAEAREAAVSFVQHLQEDLGDQTVLHRESQGHESDCFHSYFHPGVIYRKGGRASALKLVETNMYSVQRLLHIRGRKHVSATEVALSWNSFNKGDIFLLDLGKVMIQWNGPKASISEKARALTLTCSLRDRERGGRAQIGVVDAENEATDLMHIMEAVLGCRSGSLCASVPSNSASQLQKANVRLYHVCEKGTDLVVQELATRPLTQDLLQEDACYLLDQGGFKIYMWQGRKSSPQEKKAAFSRAVGFIQAKGYPSYTNVEVVNDGAESTAFQQLFRTWSKELDRKKHPGQSKLVPVNLDVGKLHTQPELAAQLRMVDDGSGKVEVWYIQDLQRQPVDPKYHGQLCSGNCYLVLYTYQKLGRVQYILYLWQGHQSTVEDTKALTCNAEILDLMYQGALVQGHVSMGREPPHFLAIFQGRLVVFQGSAGSKGERPPISGTRLFHVQGTESHNTRTVEVPARASFLTSSDVFFLITSHVCYLWFGKGCHGDQREMARTVATVFPGNSKETVLEGQEPLHFWEALGGRAPYPNNKRIPEEVSSIQPRLFECSSHSGCLVLTEVMFFGQEDLDKYDIMLLDTCQEIFLWLGDAAGEWKKEAVAWGHEYLRSHPAERSLATPIIVVKQGHEPATFTGWFVTWDPYKWTNSQSYEEMVDGSLGPGSAISEITAEVHNFQLTPRLSDNQAGRSTPLALRGSQDSPENELELGLRVDGKNPSMDHTSSCSGSTANGSLPRERLMHQALEDLPQGIDPARKEFYLSDSDFQDIFGKSKEEFYSMAKWKQQREKKKLGFF, from the exons ATGGAGGGTTCCTGTTTGGAgaactcacctctctctggagcACTTGAGTCGGTCCATGCTTCATCAGCCTACGGAAAGCGCCG GATGGACACCAACCAGGATCTCCCAGCCATCAACAGCCACAAAGCCCTGCAAATATGGATTACTGAG AACCTAAAGATGCTGCCACTGCCTGAAAGAGCTCATGGGAATTTCTTCGAGGAATGCTGCTATGTCGTCCTTCAT GTCCCTCAGAGTCCAAAGGCTACCCAGGGAGGATCCAGTGACCTGCACTACTGGATTGGAAAAGAGGCAGGCGCAGAGGCCCGGGAGGCTGCGGTCTCCTTTGTGCAACATCTGCAGGAGGATCTAGGAGACCAGACTGTGCTGCACCGAGAGTCACAGGGCCACGAGTCCGACTGCTTCCACAGCTATTTCCACCCCGGagtcat CTAcaggaagggaggcagagctTCTGCTCTCAAGCTTGTGGAGACCAACATGTACAGTGTCCAGCGGCTGCTTCACATCAGGGGAAGGAAGCACGTGTCTGCCACTGAG GTGGCCTTGTCCTGGAACAGCTTTAACAAGGGGGACATCTTCCTGTTGGATCTGGGCAAGGTGATGATCCAGTGGAATGGACCCAAAGCCAGCATTTCTGAGAAAGCACGG GCGTTGACCCTGACTTGCAGCCTCAGAGACAGGGAGCGTGGTGGCCGTGCCCAAATTGGTGTGGTGGATGCGGAGAATGAAGCCACCGACCTCATGCATATCATGGAGGCTGTACTGGGCTGCAGATCAGGCAGTCTGTGTGCCTCTGTACCCAGCAACAGCGCTAGCCAGCTACAAAAGGCCAATGTCCGCCTCTACCA TGTCTGCGAGAAGGGAACAGACCTGGTGGTCCAGGAACTGGCGACCCGCCCGCTGACCCAGGACCTCCTGCAAGAGGAT GCTTGCTATCTCCTGGACCAGGGTGGCTTCAAAATCTACATGTGGCAGGGACGAAAGTCCAGCCCCCAGGAGAAGAAGGCTGCCTTCAGCAGGGCTGTG GGCTTCATCCAGGCCAAGGGTTACCCGAGCTACACCAATGTGGAGGTGGTGAACGACGGCGCGGAGTCTACAGCCTTCCAGCAGCTCTTCCGGACTTGGTCTAAAGAACTAGATAGGAAAAAACACCCAGGACAGA GTAAACTGGTGCCGGTAAACCTGGATGTAGGCAAACTTCACACCCAGCCTGAGCTGGCTGCCCAGCTCAGAATGGTGGACGACGGCTCTGGGAAGGTGGAG GTGTGGTACATCCAGGACTTACAAAGGCAGCCTGTAGATCCCAAGTACCATGGCCAACTGTGCTCAGGAAACTGCTACCTTGTCCTCTACACATATCAGAAACTGGGCCGTGTGCAGTACATCCTGTACCTATGGCAG GGCCACCAAAGCACTGTAGAAGACACCAAGGCCCTGACCTGCAACGCTGAGATATTGGACCTCATGTACCAGGGTGCACTGGTGCAGGGGCATGTGAGCATGGGCAGAGAGCCTCCCCACTTCCTAGCCATCTTCCAGGGGCGACTGGTGGTCTTCCAG GGGAGTGCCGGCAGCAAAGGGGAGAGGCCCCCAATATCCGGCACCAGGCTTTTCCACGTGCAAGGGACCGAGAGCCACAACACCAGAACTGTGGAGGTGCCGGCCCGTGCCTCCTTCCTCACTTCCAGTGATGTCTTCTTTTTGATCACAAGTCATGTCTGCTACCTCTGGTTTGGGAAG GGCTGTCATGGGGACCAACGCGAGATGGCGCGGACGGTGGCCACTGTCTTCCCAGGGAATAGCAAGGAAACAGTGCTGGAGGGTCAGGAGCCTCTCCACTTCTGGGAAGCCCTCGGAGGCCGGGCCCCCTATCCCAATAACAAGAG GATTCCCGAGGAGGTTTCCAGCATCCAGCCCCGACTGTTTGAGTGCTCCAGCCACTCAGGCTGCCTGGTCCTCACAGAAGTGATGTTCTTTGGCCAAGAGGACTTggacaagtatgacatcatgttACTAGACACCTGCCAGGAG ATCTTCCTGTGGCTTGGGGACGCTGCAGgggaatggaagaaagaagcagTGGCCTGGGGCCATGAGTACCTGAGGAGCCACCCAGCAGAGAGAAGCCTGGCCACACCCATCATTGTGGTCAAGCAGGGCCATGAGCCTGCCACCTTTACTGGGTGGTTTGTCACCTGGGACCCCTACAAGTGGACG AACAGCCAGTCCTACGAGGAGATGGTGGATGGCAGCCTGGGACCGGGATCTGCAATCTCTGAGATTACAGCA GAAGTCCATAACTTCCAGCTAACGCCACGGCTGAGTGATAACCAGGCAGGTCGCTCGACACCGCTGGCCCTCAGGGGTTCCCAGGACAGCCCAGAGAATGAGCTGGAGCTGGGTCTCAGGGTGGATGGCAAGAACCCCAGCATGGACCACACCAGTAGCTGCAGTGGCTCAACAGCCAATGGGAGCCTGCCCCGGGAAAGGCTGATGCACCAGGCCCTGGAGGACCTGCCACAGGGCATAGACCCAGCCCGTAAAGAG TTCTATCTGTCAGACTCCGATTTCCAAGACATCTTCGGGAAATCCAAAGAGGAGTTCTACAGCATGGCCAAGTGGAAACAGCAGCGAGAGAAAAAGAAGCTGGGCTTCTTCTGA